In Dryobates pubescens isolate bDryPub1 unplaced genomic scaffold, bDryPub1.pri scaffold_111_arrow_ctg1, whole genome shotgun sequence, a single genomic region encodes these proteins:
- the POLR3GL gene encoding DNA-directed RNA polymerase III subunit RPC7-like, whose protein sequence is MAARGRGRGRGQMTFNVEAVGIGRGEALPPPTLQPPPLFPPLELRAVALRGGEQAEYTLALKQELRGAMKTLPYFIKPGPPRRDIERYSDKYQLCSPIDSAIDWQPDWRRLPRELKIRVRRLRKGRATALVPKCHQRPPLDKEEAIKKLESLEKKEEEVTSEEEEEKEEEEEGKEEEEEEYDEEEHEEETDYIMSYFDNGEDFGGDSDDNMDEAVY, encoded by the exons atggcagcgcggggcaggggcaggggtcgAGGCCAGATGACCTTCAACGTGGAGGCTGTGGGCATCGGGAGGGGGGAGGCGCTGCCCCCCCCCacgctgcagccccctcccctcttcccg CCGCTGGAGCTGCGGGCGGTGGCGCTgcgggggggggagcaggcgGAGTACACCCTGGCCCTCAAGCAGGAGCTGCGGGGGGCCATGAAGACCCTCCCCTACTTCATCAAGCCAGGGCCCCCCCGCAGAG acatcGAGAGGTACTCAGACAAgtaccagctctgcagccccatcGACAGCGCCATCGActggcagccag ACTGGagaaggcttcccagggagctgaAGATCCGAGTCAGGAGGCTGCGGAAGGGCA GGGCCACTGCCcttgtccccaagtgccaccagCGCCCCCCACTGGACAAGGAGGAGGCCATtaagaagctggag agcctggagaagaaggaggaggaggtgacctcggaggaggaggaggagaaggaggaggaggaagaagggaaggaggaggaggaggaggagtacgACGAGGAGGAGCACGAGGAG GAGACAGATTACATCATGTCCTACTTCGACAACGGAGAGGACTTCGGGGGGGACAGCGACGACAACATGGACGAGGCTGTCTACTGa
- the LOC128899656 gene encoding ankyrin repeat domain-containing protein 34A-like, with amino-acid sequence MPSPIRRSPSSTGGLPPAPAPSLSTLPVADGSALLRAVAQGKFRLTRLLLEGGAYINEGNAAGQTPLMAACRAAYADPLEQPRMVRYLLENGADPNIPDKRGMTALMHACAERAGPAVAAVLLAHGADPSARDYAGASALVYAINRGDREMLKVLLDACKARGKEVIIITTDTSPSGTKTTRQYLNSPPSPGLEEKRSPGLCMSPSDIEVRTVASPAGSEKEEERDVFCFPPPPPPPPPPPAAAAAVPGPEPPAPPPPPLARRRPLKRLNSEPWGLAVAPGPEGGPRGPPERLVVGMEGLSLGGRPRRHSVEGREAAGMLPGPAWADRGPPALARRNTAPEATRGKPPRWEPPDKEGTPWVGSPPPSPPGPSRRCAASAMPLPATESPPGGRRRPPPGLLERRGSGTLLLEPLASGRSGFLPPLHPGPYPPGHRGSPKGRRKLLRRHSMQPEELRHLGTFQGSAVPELGT; translated from the coding sequence ATGCCCAGCCCGATCCGACGCTCCCCCAGCTCAACCGGggggctgcccccggcccccgccCCCAGCTTAAGCACTCTGCCGGTGGCCGacggctctgccctgctgcgcGCCGTGGCGCAGGGCAAGTTCCGCCTGACtcggctgctgctggaggggggagCTTACATCAACGAGGGCAACGCCGCCGGGCAGACCCCGCTGATGGCCGCCTGCCGAGCCGCCTACGCCGACCCCCTGGAGCAGCCCCGCATGGTTCGCTACCTGCTGGAGAACGGAGCCGACCCCAACATCCCGGATAAGAGGGGGATGACCGCTCTGATGCACGCCTGCGCCGAGCGAGCCGGCCCGGCCGTGGCCGCCGTCCTCTTGGCTCACGGAGCCGACCCCAGCGCCCGGGATTACGCCGGAGCCTCCGCTTTGGTTTACGCCATCAACCGAGGGGACAGGGAGATGCTGAAGGTGCTGTTGGACGCCTGCAAGGCTCGGGGCAAGGAGGTGATCATCATCACCACCGACACCTCGCCGTCGGGCACCAAAACCACCCGGCAGTACCTCAACTCGCCGCCGTCGCCggggctggaggagaagaggTCCCCGGGGCTCTGCATGTCGCCGTCTGACATCGAGGTGAGGACGGTGGCGTCCCCGGCGGGCAgcgagaaggaagaggagagggatgtCTTCTGCTTCCCACCGCCCCCaccgccgcccccgccgcccccggccgccgccgccgccgttcCCGGCCCCGAGCcgccggcgccgccgccgccgccgctcgccCGCCGCCGCCCTTTGAAACGCCTCAACTcggagccctggggcttggcGGTGGCACCGGGGCCGGAGGGGGGGCCGAGGGGACCCCCGGAGCGTTTGGTGGTGGGGATGGAAGGCTTGAGCCTGGGCGGGCGGCCGCGGCGGCACAGCGTGGAGGGGCGGGAGGCGGCCGGGATGCTCCCGGGACCCGCCTGGGCCGACCGCGGACCGCCGGCGCTGGCTCGGCGCAACACGGCCCCCGAAGCCACCCGGGGCAAACCGCCTCGTTGGGAACCCCCCGACAAGGAGGGGACCCCCTGGGTCGGCTCCCCGCCTCCCTCACCCCCGGGGCCCAGCCGGCGCTGCGCCGCTTCGGCCATGCCGCTGCCGGCTACCGAATCCCCTCccggcggccgccgccgccccccgcccggtTTGCTGGAGCGCCGCGGCTCCGGGACCCTCTTGCTGGAGCCTTTGGCCTCGGGCAGATCTGGCTTCTTGCCCCCCCTGCACCCCGGGCCCTACCCCCCCGGCCACCGGGGCTCGCCCAAGGGGCGCCGCAAGCTGCTGCGCCGCCACTCCATGCAGCCGGAGGAGCTGCGGCACTTGGGCACCTTCCAGGGCAGCGCCGTCCCGGAGCTGGGCACTtag